In a single window of the Candidatus Hydrogenedentota bacterium genome:
- a CDS encoding DUF1080 domain-containing protein — protein MHHTPFKALALAAVVALGALAGPAQAQPGNEDIHIQNGILTRDNREVKVRAIMAPDLITKKDVLADTAPVLAAIAYVGGNAVCADLPGFNPEGTFLSPESVVTVGLLGHRTKEQHMSLVVRVLGGNNDPAFCANAVKTAAAALAGERRALYYFDGPDADKWAAEFRALAPNLAVASPTAGHVKVVTETPAEPCAKPTLVVGTPNASMDVNTHFLMGCEKADYDAVEAALTNDVQKAPWEPDNSRLSEAERNEGFVALNNGKDFAGWWYPFEKNSFIVNAEGDFEFKEQGGKAILTRNRYDNFILRLDYKIAEGGNSGVFLRAPRAARQSKIGMEFQIHGDVGAPVGDDMTGAIYLVVPPKVNATNPPMTWNTLEIVLNGSHIKATLNGTVVHDFNMDTVEELKYRLKDGFIGLQDHNHFVAFRNVRIKEL, from the coding sequence ATGCATCATACCCCATTCAAGGCCCTCGCGCTGGCCGCCGTTGTCGCGCTCGGCGCGCTGGCGGGCCCCGCCCAGGCACAGCCGGGCAACGAAGACATCCACATTCAGAACGGTATTCTCACGCGGGACAATCGCGAAGTGAAGGTCCGGGCCATCATGGCGCCCGACCTGATCACCAAGAAGGATGTCCTGGCCGATACCGCGCCGGTTCTGGCGGCCATCGCCTACGTGGGCGGCAACGCCGTCTGCGCCGATCTGCCCGGCTTCAACCCCGAAGGCACCTTCCTGTCGCCCGAAAGCGTGGTGACCGTCGGCCTGCTGGGCCATCGCACGAAGGAACAGCATATGTCCCTGGTGGTGCGGGTGCTGGGTGGCAACAACGACCCGGCATTCTGCGCCAACGCCGTGAAGACGGCGGCGGCGGCCCTCGCCGGTGAGCGTCGGGCGCTCTACTACTTCGACGGTCCCGATGCGGACAAGTGGGCGGCGGAGTTTCGCGCCCTGGCGCCGAATCTCGCGGTGGCATCGCCCACGGCGGGCCACGTCAAAGTCGTGACGGAGACTCCGGCGGAACCCTGCGCGAAGCCGACCCTGGTCGTCGGCACGCCCAACGCCAGCATGGATGTGAACACCCACTTTCTCATGGGCTGCGAGAAGGCCGACTATGATGCGGTGGAGGCTGCCCTGACCAACGACGTGCAGAAAGCCCCCTGGGAACCCGATAATTCGCGTCTTTCCGAGGCCGAGCGCAACGAGGGCTTCGTCGCCCTCAACAACGGCAAGGATTTTGCCGGCTGGTGGTATCCCTTCGAGAAAAACAGCTTCATCGTCAATGCCGAGGGCGACTTCGAGTTCAAAGAGCAGGGCGGCAAGGCCATACTCACGCGCAACCGCTACGACAACTTCATCCTGCGCCTCGACTATAAGATCGCGGAAGGCGGTAACAGCGGCGTCTTCCTGCGCGCACCCCGCGCCGCGCGCCAGTCCAAGATCGGCATGGAATTCCAGATCCACGGCGATGTGGGCGCGCCCGTGGGCGACGACATGACCGGCGCCATTTATCTGGTGGTCCCGCCGAAGGTGAATGCGACCAACCCGCCGATGACGTGGAACACGCTCGAAATCGTGCTAAACGGCAGCCACATCAAGGCCACGCTGAACGGCACGGTGGTCCACGATTTCAATATGGACACCGTGGAAGAACTGAAGTATCGGCTGAAGGACGGCTTCATCGGCCTGCAGGATCACAATCATTTTGTGGCGTTTCGCAACGTGCGGATCAAGGAACTCTAA
- a CDS encoding MFS transporter gives MLSEFQKLSQPPRQFLVFSALNLFTWFSIGGPVMVLFARHIEMPASWIGVLNSFLQLATLLVIVTIPLVLKLGSKRLLLITWSLQSVAASLLFLVPWFLKAYGPHVGWCVMLAAVLGFCLVRATGIGGWFPLIHDVVPKGEQGAFFSTEMALLQGCTVTATLVQAFILGSDPTIGRFLFINGFGITCGVLSALWLKRIPVTEQKHTPIKGSGSIEAYTAALKDKGYLLFVFTTVTCFSGFAWINTSIVLYMRDAMHFTDMNIMIFLAAGNFGVLLTIAFWGRFAEHSGSGYAGLLAMLGHSFGAIAYLFLPPGAPWSAWLLPPTLVCTTLLGAAYWTINHRYMISLVDKEHKVGYTNLWIVGTALAMGVTPVITGYIIEHYGMLGFRAAFAISGFGGILAGLANFWVVHNRRPLRHALDELVNPMLPLRTVGRIAWVTVGLHSSNRRAVVHDEHTRKAG, from the coding sequence GTGCTCAGTGAATTTCAGAAGCTCAGCCAGCCACCGCGCCAGTTCCTCGTATTCAGCGCCTTGAATCTGTTCACCTGGTTTTCCATTGGTGGCCCGGTGATGGTGCTCTTTGCCCGTCACATCGAGATGCCCGCATCCTGGATTGGCGTCCTCAATTCCTTCCTTCAGTTGGCCACCCTGCTCGTCATCGTCACCATACCGCTGGTGCTGAAACTCGGATCGAAGCGCCTGTTGCTTATTACCTGGTCGCTCCAGAGCGTGGCGGCCTCGCTGCTTTTTCTCGTGCCCTGGTTTCTCAAGGCCTACGGGCCTCACGTGGGCTGGTGCGTCATGCTCGCCGCGGTCCTCGGCTTCTGCCTGGTCCGCGCCACGGGCATCGGCGGCTGGTTCCCCCTGATCCACGATGTGGTGCCGAAAGGGGAGCAGGGCGCCTTTTTCAGCACGGAAATGGCCCTGCTTCAGGGGTGCACCGTCACCGCCACCCTGGTCCAGGCCTTCATTCTCGGCAGCGACCCCACCATCGGCCGCTTTTTATTCATCAACGGATTTGGAATTACGTGCGGTGTGCTCAGCGCATTGTGGCTGAAGCGTATCCCCGTCACCGAGCAAAAGCATACCCCGATCAAAGGCAGCGGAAGCATTGAGGCCTACACCGCCGCCCTGAAGGACAAGGGCTACCTGCTCTTCGTCTTCACCACGGTCACATGCTTTTCCGGCTTCGCCTGGATCAACACGAGCATTGTGCTCTACATGCGCGATGCCATGCATTTCACCGATATGAACATCATGATCTTTCTGGCGGCGGGCAATTTCGGTGTGCTGCTCACCATCGCCTTCTGGGGTCGCTTCGCGGAGCACAGCGGCTCGGGTTATGCCGGGCTGCTTGCCATGCTGGGTCACTCCTTCGGCGCAATTGCCTACCTCTTTCTTCCCCCGGGTGCTCCGTGGTCCGCCTGGCTCCTGCCGCCCACGCTGGTCTGCACCACCCTACTGGGCGCGGCCTACTGGACCATCAACCATCGCTACATGATCAGCCTGGTGGACAAAGAGCACAAGGTCGGCTACACCAACCTGTGGATCGTGGGCACGGCCCTCGCCATGGGCGTCACGCCCGTCATCACCGGCTATATCATTGAGCACTACGGTATGCTGGGCTTCCGCGCCGCCTTCGCCATTTCCGGCTTCGGGGGAATACTCGCGGGTCTGGCCAACTTCTGGGTCGTGCACAACCGCCGCCCCCTCCGTCACGCCCTCGATGAGCTTGTCAACCCCATGCTTCCCCTGCGGACCGTCGGGCGTATCGCCTGGGTGACCGTGGGACTGCATAGCAGCAACCGCCGGGCCGTGGTGCATGACGAGCACACCCGAAAGGCTGGGTAA
- a CDS encoding metallophosphoesterase, with amino-acid sequence MRILILLALALTGIATATAQRPTLSDDLPLIDKPWSNDGEKFSFVILGDKTSGGEGKWPIYDRAVDAINLLKPDFVITVGDMIPGHMETRPQWDAEWGEYMAHAKRIEAPLFLTVGNHDIANLACYEFWREDFGRTYYSFDYKGCHFLIFNTEEERIDGRGPAWRAMMDWVKTDLAAASEARHTYVFFHKPMWDDPRFMGDWAELEGYLGARPFTVVAGHEHYHSTDIRDGNTYVIQSATGGGIQLSDARKWGGFHSFGFVTVDGAESRYAVVEPEGGIWPVDVAPASFRKAINSELVRADAKPGADFSSGSADVQVDFNLSNVLDKDIELRIVLEGFSETGWRVQNPESWNEEEAALVYAAKLDRGAQALIPLHLEVPRDRAAFPPNVGVHVRYDGAWIEKESMRMAEINTLPLHPVSSYKAAPALRIVGPFVLGPIDTSHLPEHPEKANAALARPWGPENGAAPGPFEGGLAWTQILPQGFGLINANALLGTLDGAAAYVACAVHSPEDQRTHAIIAADNFSQTYVNGALVASGQGFGAPGDFVYPELALKKGWNHVVVKLINNKADWFLRFVIADPMGNLILAADAPSGE; translated from the coding sequence ATGCGCATTCTAATTCTCCTCGCGCTGGCCCTAACCGGGATTGCAACGGCCACGGCGCAGCGCCCCACCCTGTCGGACGACCTGCCGCTCATCGATAAACCGTGGTCGAACGACGGGGAGAAGTTCAGCTTTGTGATCCTGGGCGACAAGACGAGCGGGGGCGAGGGGAAATGGCCGATCTATGATCGCGCGGTGGACGCCATCAACCTGCTCAAGCCCGATTTCGTCATCACCGTGGGCGATATGATCCCCGGTCACATGGAAACCCGGCCCCAGTGGGATGCGGAGTGGGGGGAGTACATGGCGCACGCGAAACGTATTGAAGCGCCCCTCTTCCTTACCGTGGGCAACCACGACATCGCCAATCTCGCCTGCTACGAATTCTGGCGCGAAGACTTCGGGCGCACCTACTATTCCTTTGATTACAAGGGCTGCCATTTCCTCATCTTCAACACCGAGGAAGAGCGGATCGATGGGCGCGGTCCGGCCTGGCGCGCCATGATGGACTGGGTGAAGACGGATCTGGCCGCCGCCTCGGAGGCGCGCCACACCTACGTGTTTTTTCACAAACCCATGTGGGACGATCCCCGTTTCATGGGGGACTGGGCGGAGTTGGAGGGCTACCTCGGTGCCCGCCCCTTCACCGTGGTGGCGGGCCACGAGCACTATCACAGCACGGACATCCGTGATGGCAACACGTACGTCATACAGAGCGCCACGGGCGGCGGCATCCAGTTGAGCGATGCAAGGAAGTGGGGGGGATTCCACAGCTTCGGCTTTGTCACGGTGGACGGCGCGGAATCGCGCTACGCCGTGGTGGAGCCCGAGGGCGGCATCTGGCCGGTGGATGTTGCCCCGGCTTCCTTCCGCAAGGCCATCAACAGCGAGCTGGTGCGGGCGGATGCAAAGCCTGGCGCGGATTTCAGCAGCGGGAGCGCGGATGTACAGGTGGATTTCAATCTGAGCAACGTGCTGGATAAGGATATCGAATTGCGTATCGTGCTGGAGGGCTTCTCGGAAACCGGCTGGCGGGTCCAGAACCCCGAGAGCTGGAATGAGGAAGAGGCTGCCCTGGTTTACGCGGCGAAGCTCGATCGTGGCGCCCAGGCGCTAATCCCCCTGCACCTCGAAGTTCCGCGGGATCGCGCGGCATTCCCACCCAATGTGGGCGTCCATGTCCGCTACGACGGCGCATGGATCGAAAAGGAGAGCATGCGCATGGCCGAGATCAATACGCTGCCGCTCCATCCCGTCTCATCGTATAAGGCGGCACCTGCCCTGCGGATTGTGGGGCCCTTCGTCCTCGGCCCCATCGACACCAGCCACCTGCCTGAGCACCCCGAAAAGGCCAACGCGGCGCTGGCTCGTCCATGGGGTCCCGAAAATGGCGCGGCCCCCGGTCCCTTCGAAGGCGGCCTGGCCTGGACGCAGATTTTGCCTCAGGGCTTCGGCTTGATCAACGCCAACGCCCTGCTCGGCACCCTCGACGGTGCGGCGGCCTATGTCGCCTGTGCGGTGCACAGCCCGGAAGATCAGCGTACCCACGCGATTATCGCGGCGGACAATTTCTCCCAGACCTATGTCAACGGCGCGCTGGTCGCGTCCGGCCAGGGCTTTGGCGCGCCGGGCGACTTCGTCTATCCCGAACTGGCCCTGAAAAAGGGCTGGAACCACGTCGTGGTGAAGCTCATCAACAATAAAGCCGACTGGTTTCTACGCTTTGTCATCGCGGATCCGATGGGGAATCTGATCCTTGCCGCAGACGCGCCTTCGGGTGAATAG
- a CDS encoding AGE family epimerase/isomerase translates to MPTPNTALSPARLAELSATYRDGLLNDIVPFWLRHGLDREHGGIMTALNRDGAVIDTDKGLWQQGRFVWLLATLCHSVEPREEWIAAAESTVNFIHKSAHTEDDLMYFQVTREGKPLRRRRYVYTESFAAIALAAWSRVSGDPEARAEAIDHFHRFVDYNRTPGWIAPKVDLATRPSQGLGPNLILINTCRVLRDAIGFGEADAFIDEAIEIIERCFVNEEYQAVLETVGPEGEIIDHFDGRLLNPGHAIELAWFILHEAWQRGNDARLLALGCKILDWTWARGWDQEYGGILYFRDLKGLPVQEYWQDMKFWWPQNETIIATLLAYALTGDAKYAEWHTLIHDWTHSLFPDPEYGEWFGYLHRDGRISVPLKGNIWKGPFHIPRMQWYCWQLCDRMIAREGDAPITPISF, encoded by the coding sequence ATGCCCACCCCCAATACCGCGTTGAGCCCCGCCCGTCTTGCCGAATTGTCCGCCACCTACCGCGACGGCCTGTTGAATGACATCGTGCCTTTCTGGCTGCGCCACGGACTTGATCGGGAGCATGGCGGTATCATGACCGCTCTCAACCGCGATGGCGCCGTGATCGATACGGACAAGGGCCTGTGGCAGCAGGGCCGTTTTGTCTGGCTTCTGGCGACGCTCTGTCATTCCGTGGAGCCTCGCGAGGAGTGGATCGCGGCCGCGGAGTCGACGGTGAACTTCATTCACAAGTCCGCCCACACCGAAGACGACCTCATGTATTTCCAGGTGACCCGGGAAGGCAAGCCCCTGCGCCGCCGGCGGTACGTCTACACCGAATCCTTTGCGGCCATCGCCCTGGCCGCCTGGTCGCGCGTTTCGGGAGACCCGGAAGCCCGCGCGGAGGCCATCGATCACTTCCATCGCTTCGTCGATTACAATCGTACCCCCGGCTGGATCGCCCCCAAGGTCGATCTGGCCACCCGGCCCAGCCAGGGTCTCGGGCCCAACCTCATCCTCATCAACACCTGCCGCGTTCTCCGTGACGCCATCGGCTTCGGCGAGGCAGACGCCTTTATCGACGAGGCCATTGAGATCATCGAGCGCTGCTTCGTCAATGAAGAGTACCAGGCCGTCCTGGAAACCGTGGGGCCCGAGGGCGAGATCATCGATCACTTCGACGGACGCCTCCTCAACCCCGGCCACGCCATCGAGCTGGCCTGGTTTATCCTCCATGAAGCCTGGCAGCGCGGCAACGACGCACGGCTCCTGGCGCTCGGCTGCAAGATCCTCGACTGGACCTGGGCCCGCGGCTGGGATCAGGAATACGGCGGCATCCTTTACTTCCGCGACCTCAAGGGCCTTCCTGTGCAGGAATACTGGCAGGACATGAAGTTCTGGTGGCCGCAGAACGAGACCATCATCGCCACCCTTCTGGCCTATGCCCTCACCGGCGACGCGAAATATGCCGAATGGCATACCCTGATTCACGATTGGACCCACAGCCTCTTCCCCGATCCCGAGTATGGCGAGTGGTTCGGCTACCTCCACCGCGACGGTCGGATTTCCGTGCCCCTCAAGGGAAACATCTGGAAGGGCCCATTCCATATCCCCCGGATGCAGTGGTACTGCTGGCAGCTCTGTGATCGCATGATCGCCCGCGAAGGCGACGCCCCAATCACGCCCATCAGCTTCTGA
- the uvrA gene encoding excinuclease ABC subunit UvrA, producing the protein MPPKQSGPTHVISIKGAREHNLKDINLDIPRDKLVVITGLSGSGKSSLAFDTLYAEGQRRYVESLSAYARQFLDQMDKPDVDHIEGLSPAISIEQKTTHRNPRSTVGTVTEIYDYLRLLFARIGTPHCHQCGKVIVSQTPQSIVDSILALPESTKVQLLAPIIRQRKGTYQKVFDDVKHQGFTRIRVDGAFHNVDDDIEMERYVKHDIDVVVDRVVVKEGVQKRLTDSVETCLKLGKGLMRVWSQLPDGQEKEILQSEHLACVECGIASEELEPRAFSFNNPHGACPHCTGLGSVMEVDPELVIPDPSLSIDDGAVRPWSMHKVMDGMYRMALESVCKHYKVSTRTPWRDLSDRFKQIVLYGSGLEEVKFAYNSAKSTYETSRPFEGVIPNLERRHRDTESNRAREVIGEFMGGRPCPQCKGARLRPESMAVKVDNRNIIDVTAMSIGEALEYMKSLKLDKSQKVIAERILKEIRERLGFLSSVGLNYLSLDRQAGSLSGGESQRIRLATQIGSGLVGVVYILDEPSIGLHQRDNEKLIATLERLRNLGNTVIVVEHDEDTIRTADFVVDMGPGAGVHGGRVVAQGTPKEIMASPKSLTGQYLTGKLKIHCPEGPRKGNGKFISIRGAEHNNLKKVNVDIPLGLFVCITGVSGSGKSSLINETLYPAVARALHGGTKEKPGKHKSIEGLEHIDKIIDIDQSPIGRTPRSNPATYTGMFGAIRDLFTYVPEAKARGYKPGRFSFNVKGGRCEACEGNGLITIEMHFLPDVYVPCDTCHGHRYNRDTLEIRYKGKNIAEVLEMTVEDACTFFRNIPAIYRPVQTLMDVGLGYITLGQAATTLSGGEAQRVKLATELAKRQTGRTLYILDEPTTGLHAADVDKLLQVLHRLTDHGNTVVVIEHNLDVIRTADWIIDIGPEGGDAGGKVIATGTPAKIAANKASHTGRFLKDKV; encoded by the coding sequence ATGCCTCCGAAACAATCCGGGCCGACCCACGTGATCTCCATCAAGGGTGCCCGCGAACATAATCTTAAGGACATCAACCTCGACATCCCCCGGGACAAACTGGTGGTCATCACCGGCCTGAGCGGTTCGGGAAAGTCGAGCCTGGCCTTCGACACACTCTATGCGGAGGGACAGCGGCGTTACGTTGAGAGCCTCTCGGCCTATGCGCGACAGTTCCTCGATCAAATGGACAAGCCCGATGTGGATCACATCGAAGGGCTGAGTCCCGCCATCTCCATCGAGCAAAAGACGACGCACCGCAACCCGCGCTCGACCGTGGGCACGGTGACGGAGATCTACGACTACCTGCGCCTGCTCTTTGCGCGCATCGGCACGCCCCACTGCCACCAGTGCGGCAAGGTCATCGTGTCGCAGACGCCCCAGAGCATTGTGGACTCGATCCTGGCATTGCCGGAGTCGACCAAGGTGCAATTGCTCGCGCCCATCATCCGCCAGCGCAAGGGCACCTACCAGAAGGTCTTCGACGATGTGAAGCACCAGGGCTTCACGCGCATCCGCGTGGACGGCGCGTTCCACAACGTCGACGACGACATCGAGATGGAGCGCTATGTGAAGCACGACATCGATGTGGTGGTGGATCGCGTGGTGGTGAAGGAGGGCGTGCAAAAACGCCTGACCGATTCGGTGGAGACCTGCCTGAAGCTGGGCAAGGGCCTCATGCGCGTGTGGTCCCAGTTGCCCGACGGACAGGAAAAGGAGATCCTCCAGAGCGAGCACCTGGCCTGCGTGGAGTGCGGCATCGCCTCGGAAGAGCTGGAGCCCCGCGCCTTTTCCTTCAACAACCCCCACGGCGCCTGCCCCCATTGCACGGGCCTCGGCTCGGTGATGGAAGTAGACCCCGAGCTGGTCATCCCCGATCCCTCCCTGAGCATCGACGACGGCGCGGTGCGCCCGTGGAGCATGCACAAGGTGATGGACGGCATGTACCGCATGGCGCTGGAGTCGGTGTGCAAGCATTATAAGGTGAGCACCCGCACGCCTTGGCGCGACCTGTCGGATCGCTTCAAGCAGATCGTGCTCTATGGGTCCGGCCTCGAAGAAGTTAAATTTGCCTACAACAGCGCCAAGAGCACCTACGAGACCTCCCGGCCCTTCGAGGGCGTCATTCCCAATCTCGAACGCCGCCACCGCGACACGGAATCCAACCGCGCGCGGGAAGTCATCGGCGAATTCATGGGGGGACGGCCCTGTCCCCAGTGCAAGGGCGCGCGATTGCGGCCCGAGTCCATGGCGGTGAAAGTGGACAACCGCAATATCATCGACGTGACCGCCATGTCCATCGGCGAAGCGCTGGAGTATATGAAAAGCCTCAAGCTGGACAAATCGCAGAAGGTCATCGCGGAGCGCATCCTGAAAGAAATTCGCGAGCGCCTGGGCTTCCTTTCCAGCGTGGGCCTGAATTATCTGTCCCTCGATCGCCAGGCAGGCAGCCTTTCCGGGGGCGAGTCCCAGCGCATTCGGCTGGCCACCCAGATCGGCTCGGGCCTGGTGGGCGTGGTGTATATTCTCGACGAACCGAGTATCGGCCTGCACCAGCGCGACAATGAAAAGCTCATCGCCACGCTGGAACGCCTGCGCAATCTGGGCAATACCGTGATTGTGGTGGAGCACGACGAAGACACCATCCGCACGGCGGATTTCGTGGTAGACATGGGCCCGGGCGCGGGCGTCCACGGCGGGCGCGTGGTGGCGCAGGGCACCCCAAAGGAAATCATGGCGTCGCCCAAGTCCCTCACGGGGCAATACCTCACCGGCAAGCTGAAAATCCACTGCCCCGAAGGGCCGCGCAAGGGCAACGGCAAATTCATCTCGATCCGGGGTGCGGAGCACAACAACCTGAAAAAGGTTAACGTGGATATTCCCCTGGGCCTCTTTGTTTGCATCACGGGAGTATCGGGCTCGGGCAAATCCAGCCTGATCAACGAAACCCTCTATCCGGCGGTGGCCCGGGCGCTCCACGGCGGCACGAAAGAAAAGCCGGGCAAGCACAAGAGCATCGAGGGCCTGGAGCATATCGACAAGATCATCGATATCGACCAGTCGCCCATCGGGCGTACGCCCCGCTCCAACCCCGCGACCTACACGGGCATGTTCGGCGCGATCCGCGATCTATTCACCTATGTGCCCGAAGCGAAAGCCCGAGGCTACAAGCCGGGCCGCTTCAGTTTCAACGTGAAGGGCGGCCGTTGCGAGGCCTGCGAGGGCAACGGCCTCATCACCATCGAGATGCACTTCCTTCCCGATGTGTATGTGCCCTGCGATACCTGCCACGGCCACCGTTATAACCGAGACACCCTGGAGATTCGTTACAAGGGCAAGAATATCGCCGAAGTGCTGGAAATGACGGTGGAGGATGCCTGCACCTTCTTCCGAAACATACCGGCGATTTACCGGCCCGTGCAGACGCTGATGGATGTGGGCCTGGGCTACATCACCCTGGGCCAGGCAGCCACGACCCTCTCCGGCGGCGAGGCCCAGCGCGTGAAGCTGGCCACGGAGCTCGCCAAGCGTCAGACGGGCCGCACCTTGTATATATTGGACGAGCCCACCACAGGCCTCCACGCGGCGGACGTGGACAAGCTTCTCCAGGTGCTCCACCGCCTGACCGACCACGGCAATACGGTGGTGGTCATTGAGCACAATCTGGATGTCATCCGCACGGCGGACTGGATTATCGACATCGGGCCCGAGGGCGGCGATGCGGGCGGCAAGGTTATCGCCACGGGCACACCCGCGAAGATCGCGGCAAACAAGGCTAGCCACACGGGCCGGTTTTTGAAGGACAAGGTGTAG
- a CDS encoding sugar phosphate isomerase/epimerase has protein sequence MNKSRRLFIGQLAAIPAVAAFAGKAVAAPGPAWRLGTQSYSFRNFDTAGAIAEAKKIGLTNIEFCAAHFPCDANDPGLEAVKALIKEQGVNVLCYGVEEFGADEAKNRAKFDFAKALGIKIITANPEANSFDNLDKLTEEYGVKIAIHNHGPGARYDGVQMTLDAIKDHSKLIGACVDTGHVIRTGEKPHEVIAALGDRVHSLHLKDWVHGGEEKILGEGDINLVEVVKALKAIKFKGPLMIEYENTPDNPGPDMAIGIANFQKAVDEVYKG, from the coding sequence ATGAATAAATCCAGAAGACTGTTTATCGGCCAGTTGGCCGCCATCCCCGCCGTGGCCGCGTTCGCGGGCAAGGCCGTCGCCGCCCCCGGACCCGCCTGGCGCCTGGGCACCCAGAGCTACAGCTTCCGCAATTTCGATACCGCCGGTGCGATCGCGGAAGCCAAGAAGATCGGCCTGACCAACATTGAATTCTGCGCCGCCCATTTTCCCTGCGATGCCAATGATCCCGGCCTCGAAGCGGTCAAGGCGCTGATCAAGGAGCAGGGCGTCAATGTGCTCTGCTACGGCGTGGAAGAGTTCGGCGCGGACGAAGCCAAGAACCGCGCAAAGTTCGACTTTGCCAAGGCCCTCGGCATCAAGATCATCACCGCCAACCCCGAAGCGAACTCCTTCGACAACCTCGACAAGCTCACCGAGGAATACGGCGTGAAGATCGCCATTCACAATCACGGTCCCGGCGCGCGCTATGACGGCGTGCAGATGACCCTGGACGCTATCAAGGATCACAGCAAGCTCATCGGCGCCTGCGTCGATACCGGGCACGTGATTCGTACGGGCGAGAAGCCCCACGAAGTGATCGCCGCCCTGGGCGACCGCGTCCACTCCCTCCACCTGAAGGACTGGGTCCACGGTGGCGAAGAGAAAATCCTCGGCGAAGGCGACATCAACCTCGTGGAGGTCGTCAAGGCCCTCAAGGCGATCAAGTTCAAGGGCCCGCTTATGATCGAGTATGAGAACACCCCGGACAATCCCGGCCCGGACATGGCCATCGGGATCGCGAATTTCCAGAAGGCCGTGGACGAAGTCTACAAGGGCTAG
- a CDS encoding MFS transporter: MPFPLINDFRKLSQAPQRFLVFSTFNVFSWFSLVGPVVVLFGRTIDMPASWIGFLLSFMPLSMLLVMATIPLVTRFGPKRLMIVTWIGRNLAASLVFFIPWMLHNHGARSSWILLLTAVLSFCLVRAAGVGGWFPWLHEVVPEKEQNTFFSTETALAQFCIVVVTLSQAAILGREPGVPHFMVIYAFGIAAGLMSALWLSRVPGGRATYNPEFPQSSFISYRAAWRDRPYIRFVFTTGLCYSCLAWINASAVLYMRDALHFTDLRIMLVLSAGNLGVLSTIHFWGRFAEQNGTGHAAVLAMVGHSCAALTFLLLPPGAPWTAWLLPPVFVASCVLNLAYWTLTHKHMIQVVDEHHKVGYTNIWILGTALSLGLTPIFAGYIIEHLNLTGYRIAFSLAGFGGLVAALANYWVVFDRKPLRSALDELIDPALPVRTLARIAWVTVGLHSSNRKRDGE; encoded by the coding sequence ATGCCCTTTCCCCTTATCAACGACTTCCGAAAGCTTAGCCAGGCGCCCCAGCGCTTCCTGGTCTTCAGCACGTTCAACGTCTTCTCCTGGTTTTCCCTGGTGGGGCCGGTGGTGGTGCTCTTTGGCCGAACCATTGATATGCCCGCGTCCTGGATTGGTTTTCTCCTTTCCTTCATGCCCCTGTCCATGCTGCTGGTAATGGCCACGATACCCCTGGTCACCCGCTTCGGTCCGAAGCGTTTGATGATTGTGACGTGGATAGGGCGGAATCTGGCCGCGTCACTGGTTTTCTTTATTCCGTGGATGTTGCATAACCACGGCGCGCGATCTTCCTGGATTCTCCTGTTAACCGCCGTGCTGAGCTTCTGTCTCGTGCGCGCGGCGGGGGTGGGGGGCTGGTTTCCCTGGCTCCACGAAGTCGTGCCGGAAAAGGAGCAGAACACCTTTTTCAGCACGGAAACGGCTTTGGCCCAGTTTTGCATCGTGGTGGTGACCCTTTCCCAGGCCGCCATCCTCGGTCGGGAACCGGGCGTCCCCCATTTCATGGTGATCTATGCCTTCGGTATCGCCGCGGGGCTGATGAGCGCGCTTTGGCTCTCCCGCGTGCCCGGTGGCCGCGCCACCTATAATCCGGAGTTTCCCCAAAGCAGCTTCATCTCCTATCGCGCCGCCTGGCGGGATCGTCCCTATATCCGTTTCGTGTTTACCACCGGCCTCTGCTACTCGTGCCTGGCCTGGATCAACGCCAGCGCCGTGCTGTACATGCGCGATGCGCTCCATTTCACCGATCTGCGCATCATGCTGGTATTGTCCGCTGGAAATCTCGGCGTGCTTTCGACGATCCACTTCTGGGGGCGTTTCGCGGAACAAAACGGGACGGGGCACGCCGCCGTGCTGGCGATGGTGGGCCACTCCTGCGCGGCGCTTACCTTTCTGTTGCTCCCGCCCGGCGCTCCCTGGACCGCCTGGCTGTTGCCCCCCGTATTCGTGGCGTCGTGCGTATTGAATCTGGCCTACTGGACCCTGACCCACAAACACATGATTCAAGTCGTCGATGAGCACCACAAGGTGGGCTACACCAACATCTGGATCCTCGGCACCGCGCTCTCGCTTGGACTCACACCCATTTTCGCGGGTTACATTATCGAGCACCTGAACCTGACCGGTTATCGAATCGCCTTTTCCCTCGCGGGATTCGGCGGGCTGGTCGCGGCATTGGCGAACTACTGGGTGGTCTTTGATCGCAAACCGTTGCGCAGCGCGCTGGATGAACTGATCGACCCGGCCCTTCCCGTGCGGACCCTCGCCCGGATCGCCTGGGTCACCGTGGGGCTCCATTCCAGCAACCGCAAGCGGGATGGGGAGTAG